In Chthonomonadales bacterium, the following are encoded in one genomic region:
- a CDS encoding chemotaxis protein CheW gives MVTPTAPPVHEEQLVAFRLAGEAYGIPIACVQEVIRACEITAIPRTPTYLRGVVNLRGKIVPVVDLRGRLGLPAAGGTAATRIVVVEVEDGVVGMVVDEVNEVLRLPVDRVEAPSDLVCDVTVDFIRAIGRRDDGLILLLDVARTLQIDA, from the coding sequence ATCGTGACGCCTACCGCGCCTCCGGTCCATGAGGAGCAACTGGTGGCCTTTCGCCTGGCCGGCGAGGCCTACGGCATCCCAATCGCGTGCGTCCAGGAGGTCATTCGCGCCTGCGAGATCACGGCCATCCCGCGGACGCCCACCTACCTTCGCGGCGTCGTCAATCTTCGCGGCAAGATCGTTCCCGTTGTCGACCTTCGCGGCCGGCTCGGGCTACCTGCCGCCGGCGGGACCGCCGCCACGCGCATCGTGGTCGTCGAGGTCGAGGACGGCGTTGTAGGCATGGTGGTCGATGAGGTCAACGAGGTGCTCCGCCTGCCAGTCGACCGCGTCGAGGCGCCCTCGGACCTCGTGTGCGACGTGACGGTCGACTTCATCCGGGCCATCGGGCGGCGTGACGACGGGCTCATCCTCTTGCTCGACGTGGCGCGCACGCTCCAGATCGACGCCTGA
- a CDS encoding KH domain-containing protein produces the protein MKSFIEQLVRAVVDMPDEVRVEEEPGETATTYKVHVAPSDLGKAIGKQGRIANAMRVLAKASAMKEKKKVYLEVVGAPAELRAEP, from the coding sequence ATGAAGTCGTTCATCGAGCAGCTCGTTCGGGCTGTCGTGGACATGCCAGACGAAGTGCGAGTGGAAGAGGAACCCGGCGAGACCGCCACCACATACAAGGTCCACGTGGCCCCGAGCGATCTGGGCAAGGCCATCGGCAAACAGGGACGCATCGCAAACGCGATGCGCGTGCTCGCGAAGGCGAGCGCGATGAAGGAGAAGAAGAAGGTCTACCTGGAGGTTGTCGGCGCCCCCGCCGAACTGCGAGCGGAGCCGTAG
- a CDS encoding cold-shock protein, whose translation MSKVTGKVKWFNNAKGYGFIVAEDGVDVFVHFSAITMEGFKTLQEGQTVSYESVDTPKGRQAAQVQVVT comes from the coding sequence ATGTCGAAGGTGACCGGCAAGGTCAAATGGTTCAACAATGCGAAGGGCTATGGTTTCATCGTGGCCGAGGACGGGGTCGATGTGTTCGTGCACTTCTCCGCCATCACGATGGAGGGCTTCAAGACCCTGCAGGAAGGCCAGACCGTCAGCTACGAGTCGGTAGATACTCCGAAGGGCCGCCAGGCCGCCCAGGTGCAGGTGGTCACCTGA
- a CDS encoding DMT family transporter, producing MSAHRVTWQAATLLTTISALWAASALAAKVALGGPGGGGAGTLGPYTLAFVRFGVAGVLLAAVQRARGRRMALGRSDRWPAIVLGLCGITITYSVFYGGMRWTTATETTLLVAAEPIVIAVLAWLLLHERVGPLRALGLGIGFVGVYLIVVQGWVPRPTGTAAGNALVTAALCVEAYTSILAKRLVRRYPGLTVLVYEMVFGSLLLLPMAVWECAARRQGVPSAQAMVAIAYLTLVCSLLCYTAWFWLLPRLDVSRMAVFLFIQPFVGAVLGHVVLNEPFGAWTAAGAALVVAGVWLVSAPNPRAVGKVPSEAVEG from the coding sequence GTGAGCGCGCACCGTGTCACCTGGCAGGCCGCGACTCTGCTGACGACGATCAGCGCGCTCTGGGCGGCCTCCGCGCTCGCGGCGAAGGTGGCGCTGGGCGGGCCGGGCGGTGGCGGGGCCGGGACGCTCGGCCCCTACACGCTCGCTTTCGTTCGCTTCGGCGTGGCCGGCGTGCTGCTTGCCGCCGTGCAACGCGCCCGCGGCCGCCGCATGGCGCTGGGCCGCTCCGATCGGTGGCCCGCGATCGTGCTCGGGCTCTGCGGGATCACGATCACGTACTCGGTGTTCTACGGCGGCATGCGGTGGACCACGGCCACCGAAACGACCCTGCTGGTCGCCGCCGAGCCCATCGTCATCGCCGTCCTCGCGTGGTTGCTCCTGCACGAGCGCGTCGGGCCGCTGCGCGCGCTGGGCCTGGGCATCGGCTTCGTGGGTGTCTACCTGATCGTCGTCCAGGGCTGGGTTCCGCGCCCGACCGGCACGGCGGCGGGCAACGCGCTGGTCACGGCGGCCCTGTGCGTCGAGGCCTACACGTCGATCCTGGCGAAGCGACTGGTTCGCCGCTACCCCGGGTTGACGGTGCTCGTGTACGAGATGGTGTTCGGTTCGCTCCTGCTGCTGCCGATGGCCGTGTGGGAGTGCGCCGCGCGGCGGCAGGGCGTGCCGAGCGCACAGGCGATGGTGGCGATCGCCTACCTGACGCTCGTGTGCTCGCTCCTCTGCTACACGGCGTGGTTCTGGCTCCTGCCGCGCCTTGATGTCTCGCGCATGGCCGTCTTTCTGTTCATTCAGCCGTTCGTCGGCGCGGTGCTTGGCCACGTCGTTCTGAACGAGCCCTTCGGCGCGTGGACCGCCGCGGGAGCCGCCCTTGTGGTTGCCGGCGTGTGGCTCGTCTCGGCCCCGAACCCGCGCGCCGTGGGCAAGGTGCCCTCGGAGGCGGTCGAGGGATGA
- a CDS encoding aminomethyl transferase family protein has product MGSSPARGESLEGGAQFARRGRAGVVEDFGDPRAEYAAVRERVGLADRSARGRLLVTGPDARAWLQGLVTNDVRLLGARQPALPACILTPTGQVVTDLILVLTAEGVLLDLPRPALERALVMLDGYLIAEDARMEDRSDATACLSLQGPGSGAALAAIALPEGTVAVPADHTGHGGFDLYLALADATAAWRAARAAGARPVGEAALNVLRIEAGIPRLGAEIGERTLPAEAALDRTHVSDTKGCYVGQEVVARMRSRGHANRALRGLLLEGPDVPAPGDVLLAEGDDRREVGRVTSAAWSPALVAPIALGYVRREACEVGTYLRAYRDGGAVGARVVALPFEGAGARPSAAAAA; this is encoded by the coding sequence ATGGGGTCGTCGCCCGCGCGCGGGGAGTCGCTGGAGGGCGGCGCGCAGTTCGCGCGGCGTGGCCGGGCGGGGGTCGTCGAGGACTTCGGCGATCCGCGCGCCGAGTACGCCGCGGTCCGCGAGCGAGTGGGGCTCGCCGATCGTTCGGCGCGGGGGCGGCTCCTCGTAACGGGGCCGGACGCGCGAGCGTGGCTCCAGGGGCTCGTGACCAACGATGTTCGCCTGCTTGGCGCGCGGCAGCCAGCGCTTCCCGCCTGCATCCTGACACCAACGGGCCAGGTGGTCACCGACCTGATCCTCGTGCTGACCGCCGAGGGCGTGCTCCTCGACCTGCCGCGCCCGGCGCTCGAGCGCGCGTTGGTCATGCTGGATGGCTACCTGATCGCTGAGGACGCACGGATGGAGGATCGCTCGGACGCGACTGCCTGCCTCTCGCTGCAGGGCCCCGGATCCGGCGCCGCGCTTGCGGCCATTGCGCTGCCAGAGGGAACCGTGGCGGTCCCGGCGGACCACACAGGGCACGGGGGCTTCGACCTCTACCTCGCCCTCGCCGATGCCACGGCCGCCTGGCGCGCCGCTCGCGCGGCGGGAGCGCGGCCGGTGGGTGAGGCTGCGCTCAACGTGCTCCGCATCGAGGCCGGGATTCCGCGGCTCGGCGCCGAGATCGGGGAGCGCACGCTGCCTGCGGAGGCAGCGCTGGACCGCACGCACGTCAGCGACACGAAGGGATGCTATGTGGGCCAGGAGGTGGTTGCGCGTATGCGGTCGCGCGGCCACGCCAACCGCGCCCTCCGCGGCCTGCTGCTGGAGGGGCCCGACGTGCCCGCTCCGGGTGATGTGCTGCTCGCGGAAGGCGATGATCGGCGCGAGGTCGGTCGGGTGACGAGCGCCGCCTGGTCGCCGGCCCTCGTCGCGCCCATCGCGCTCGGCTACGTGCGGCGCGAGGCCTGCGAGGTCGGCACGTATCTACGGGCATATCGCGATGGCGGCGCGGTGGGCGCCCGGGTGGTGGCGCTGCCATTCGAGGGCGCCGGCGCGCGGCCGAGCGCCGCGGCCGCGGCCTGA